A region of the Nocardia asteroides genome:
GTCGAGACGCTGGAGTGCGATTTCGCCTCCCAGTCGTCTGTCCGGCAGCTGGCCAAGGAGGTTCTGGCCGCATACGACCACTTGGATGTGCTGGCCAACAACGCGGGCGCCTACCACAACACTCGGATCGAAACCGAGGACGGCGTCGAGGCCACGTTCGCGGTCAACTTCCTCGGTGGTTTCTTGCTCACCGAACTGCTCACCGAGCTGATGGTGAGCAGCGCCCCGTCACGCATCGTGTTCACCTCCTCGGTCATGCAGTTCGGCGCCACCATGGATTTCACGGATCTGGGCTTCCGGCACGGATACTCGGGGGAGAAGGCGTACAGCCGCTCCAAACTGGCGAACGTCCTCTACACACGGGCACTGGCGCGGCGTCTCGAAGGGACCGGAGTGACGGTCAACGCCTTTCACCCCGGTGCGGTGGCGACCGGGATCTGGGATTCGATGCCGTGGTTCGGCCAACCGTTGGTCGCGCTCGCCAAGCGACTGTTCATGGTGTCCGCCGCGGAGGGCGGACGAGCCCTCACGTACCTGGCCACCGATCCCGAAGTCGCCGCGGTCAGCGGCTGCTACTTCCAGAAGAACCGCGTCAAGGCTCCGTCGCGTCTGGCCCAGGACGACGCGGTCGCTCAGCAGCTGTGCGATATCAGCGCGGCCTTGGTCGGACTGACCGAGTAGACGTGGCGGACCAGCGACTCCCGACAACGTTGTCGCCAGAGCATCACCGGACCTTTGTCGCCGACTGAAGCAGAAAGCAGGGGTTATGCTTCGTACTCGTTTCGAGTCGATCGGCTCGTACACACCTACGACCGTCCGCTCTACCGAGGATCTGATCGCCGAGCTGGCTGTGCCGAGGTCGTTGGATCTGGAGCGCATCACCGGCATCAGGAATCGGCGTGTCTACAACTCCGATCCGGACGGGTACGAATCGTCCTTCGAGCTGGCGTTGCACGCGATCGAGGACTGTCTGCTGTACTCCGACTACCGGGCCGACGAGCTGGACGTCGTCATCTCGGCCTCCATCACTCGCACCCGTGGCGCGGGAATCTTCTGCTACGCACCGTCTTTCGCATCGATGCTGGGCCGGGCGATCGGCGCGGACGCGGCACGGCACTTCGACGTCTCCAACGCCTGCGCCGGAATGCTCACCGGAGTGATGGTGCTCGACCGCATGATCAAGGCCGGGGTGGTGCGCAATGGCCTGGTGGTCAGCGGGGAGCAGATCACCCCGATCGCCGAGACGGCGGTGCGCGAGATCAGCCAGCCCTACGACCCGCAATTCGCGGCGTTGACCGTCGGGGACGCGGCGGTCGCGGTCGTGCTCGACGGGCGCGGTGACGACAACGACGAAATCCACTACGTCGAACTCATGACCACAGCCGACGGCGCCGAGCACTGCCTCGGCATGCCCAGTGACCGCACCGGCGGGATCGCGATGTACACCGACAACCGCGCCATGCAGAACGAGGCCCGGTACCAGCAGGCGATCAACCGCATAGCCGACTTCTTCGCCGAAACCGGTCGCAGGTGGGAGAGCGAGAAGTACGACTACTGGATCCACCACCAGTTCAGCGCCCCTGCCATCGAATACATCTCGGACCTGACCGAACGGCATTTCGGCACGCCGATGCCGCAGGCTCTCAATGTGTTGCAGGATTACGGCAATACGGCCTCGACCTCGCATTTCCTGGTCTTGCACGAATATCTCGCGCAACGCAGGATCCCCAAAGGGTCGAAAATCCTCATGATCCCGGCGGCGTCGGGAATCGTCTCCGGGTATCTGGCCGCGACCATCTCGCGTCTGGAGGCATGAGCATGGCGACGACGATCGTCTCGGCCGCGACGAACCGCGACCTCGACACCGGCAGCTACTTCGAATTGGCCGCCCGCGCGGCACTCGCCTGCGTGGAGCGCTCGGATGTCGGCCTCGACGAGATCGGCATGCTGGTCAACGCGGGTGTCTTCCGGGACAGCAACATCTCCGAGCCCGCGGTGTCGGCGCTCATCCAGAAGCGGATCGGCCTGGGACTGGCCTACGAGACGGGGCGTGTCCCCGCTTTCTCCTTCGACCTCATGCATGGCGCTACCGGTCTGCTGCATGCCATCGTGACCGCCGAAGCGTTCCTCGCCACCGGGACCGTGAGGTATGCGTTGCTCGTCGCGGGCG
Encoded here:
- a CDS encoding 3-oxoacyl-ACP synthase; this translates as MLRTRFESIGSYTPTTVRSTEDLIAELAVPRSLDLERITGIRNRRVYNSDPDGYESSFELALHAIEDCLLYSDYRADELDVVISASITRTRGAGIFCYAPSFASMLGRAIGADAARHFDVSNACAGMLTGVMVLDRMIKAGVVRNGLVVSGEQITPIAETAVREISQPYDPQFAALTVGDAAVAVVLDGRGDDNDEIHYVELMTTADGAEHCLGMPSDRTGGIAMYTDNRAMQNEARYQQAINRIADFFAETGRRWESEKYDYWIHHQFSAPAIEYISDLTERHFGTPMPQALNVLQDYGNTASTSHFLVLHEYLAQRRIPKGSKILMIPAASGIVSGYLAATISRLEA
- a CDS encoding SDR family oxidoreductase yields the protein MQTILITGATSGIGLESAQQLAAEGNRLVLVGRNPQKLSAAAELVRSAGAAGVETLECDFASQSSVRQLAKEVLAAYDHLDVLANNAGAYHNTRIETEDGVEATFAVNFLGGFLLTELLTELMVSSAPSRIVFTSSVMQFGATMDFTDLGFRHGYSGEKAYSRSKLANVLYTRALARRLEGTGVTVNAFHPGAVATGIWDSMPWFGQPLVALAKRLFMVSAAEGGRALTYLATDPEVAAVSGCYFQKNRVKAPSRLAQDDAVAQQLCDISAALVGLTE